From a region of the Brevibacterium siliguriense genome:
- the groL gene encoding chaperonin GroEL (60 kDa chaperone family; promotes refolding of misfolded polypeptides especially under stressful conditions; forms two stacked rings of heptamers to form a barrel-shaped 14mer; ends can be capped by GroES; misfolded proteins enter the barrel where they are refolded when GroES binds) codes for MAKMIVFDEEARRGLEAGLNQLADAVKVTLGPRGRNVVLEKQWGAPTITNDGVSIAKEIELEDPYEKIGAELVKEVAKKTDDVAGDGTTTATVLAQALVREGLRNVAAGADPLSLKRGIEKAVEAVTNVLLNNAIDIETKEQIAATAGISAGDPAIGELIAEAIDKVGKEGVVTVEESNTFGLELELTEGMRFDKGYISGYFVTDTDRQEAVLEDPYILIVNSKISNVKDLLPVLEKVQQSNKPLFIIAEDVEGEALAVLVLNKLKGTFKSVAVKAPGFGDRRKAQLADIAILTGGQVVSEEVGLKLDSVTTDLLGTARKVVITKDETTIVEGAGDAEEIAGRVAQIRAEIENSDSDYDREKLQERLAKLAGGVAVIKAGAATEVELKETKHRIEDAVRNAKAAVEEGIVAGGGVSLIQAGKAAFADLALEGDEATGANIVKVAIEAPLKQIATNAGLEAGVVADKVANLDSGFGLNAATGEYEDLLAAGINDPVKVTRSALQNAASIAGLFLTTESVVADKPEKAAAGADAAAGMDGMGGMGGMGF; via the coding sequence ATGGCAAAGATGATTGTATTCGACGAAGAAGCTCGTCGAGGACTCGAAGCTGGCCTCAACCAGCTTGCGGACGCGGTCAAGGTGACCCTTGGGCCCCGCGGTCGCAATGTCGTGCTCGAAAAGCAGTGGGGCGCACCGACCATCACCAACGATGGTGTCTCCATTGCCAAGGAGATCGAACTCGAGGACCCCTACGAGAAGATCGGCGCCGAGCTCGTCAAGGAAGTCGCCAAGAAGACTGACGACGTCGCAGGCGACGGAACCACCACCGCTACCGTGCTCGCACAGGCTCTCGTCCGCGAAGGCCTGCGCAACGTGGCAGCCGGTGCTGATCCGCTCAGCCTCAAGCGCGGCATCGAGAAGGCCGTTGAGGCCGTCACGAACGTCCTGCTGAACAACGCCATCGACATCGAGACCAAGGAACAGATCGCCGCTACCGCAGGCATCTCCGCCGGAGATCCCGCAATCGGTGAACTGATCGCCGAGGCCATCGACAAGGTCGGCAAGGAAGGCGTCGTCACCGTCGAGGAGTCCAACACCTTCGGACTCGAGCTCGAACTGACCGAGGGTATGCGCTTCGACAAGGGCTACATCTCCGGTTACTTCGTCACCGACACCGATCGCCAGGAAGCTGTCCTTGAGGATCCCTACATCCTCATCGTCAACTCCAAGATCTCGAACGTGAAGGACCTGCTGCCCGTCCTTGAGAAGGTCCAGCAGTCCAACAAGCCGCTGTTCATCATCGCCGAAGACGTCGAGGGCGAAGCCCTGGCCGTCCTGGTGCTGAACAAGCTCAAGGGCACCTTCAAGTCCGTGGCCGTCAAGGCTCCTGGCTTCGGTGACCGTCGCAAGGCTCAGCTCGCCGACATCGCCATCCTCACCGGTGGCCAGGTCGTGTCCGAGGAAGTCGGGCTCAAGCTCGACAGCGTGACCACCGATCTGCTGGGCACCGCCCGTAAGGTCGTCATCACCAAGGACGAGACCACCATTGTCGAGGGCGCAGGAGATGCCGAGGAGATCGCCGGACGGGTCGCACAGATCCGCGCCGAGATCGAGAATTCGGACTCCGACTACGACCGTGAGAAGCTGCAGGAACGTCTGGCCAAGCTGGCCGGCGGCGTTGCGGTCATCAAGGCCGGAGCCGCCACCGAAGTTGAGCTCAAGGAAACCAAGCACCGCATCGAAGATGCCGTGCGCAACGCCAAGGCTGCTGTGGAAGAGGGAATCGTCGCCGGTGGCGGCGTCTCGCTCATCCAGGCTGGCAAGGCCGCATTCGCCGACCTCGCACTCGAGGGAGACGAGGCCACCGGTGCCAACATCGTCAAGGTTGCCATCGAAGCCCCGCTGAAGCAGATCGCCACGAACGCCGGTCTCGAAGCCGGTGTGGTTGCCGACAAGGTCGCCAACCTCGACTCCGGATTCGGTCTCAACGCCGCAACCGGTGAGTACGAGGACCTGCTGGCCGCCGGCATCAACGACCCGGTCAAGGTGACCCGCTCTGCTCTGCAGAACGCCGCCTCGATCGCCGGTCTGTTCCTCACCACCGAGTCGGTCGTCGCCGACAAGCCCGAAAAGGCCGCCGCAGGTGCAGACGCAGCTGCCGGCATGGACGGCATGGGTGGAATGGGCGGCATGGGCTTCTGA
- a CDS encoding nuclear transport factor 2-like protein: protein MTFTGTDACGNSPKNVFVATLEENLFTGDEDALAEVIADDCVLQIVHSSEVETYTGREAVVEALLKLSAHSPEVGHLEAAITHGKAAAAWGYWQSEADGDDLRHFSHTMWFTTHKAQDFGQIRVFQA, encoded by the coding sequence ATGACTTTCACCGGCACCGATGCCTGCGGAAACAGTCCGAAGAACGTCTTCGTCGCAACCCTCGAAGAGAATCTCTTCACCGGTGACGAAGACGCCCTCGCCGAGGTGATCGCCGACGACTGCGTGCTCCAAATCGTCCACTCCTCCGAGGTCGAGACCTACACCGGGCGAGAAGCCGTCGTCGAAGCGCTGCTGAAGCTGTCCGCCCATTCACCCGAGGTCGGCCACCTCGAAGCAGCGATCACCCACGGCAAGGCCGCAGCTGCGTGGGGCTACTGGCAATCCGAAGCCGACGGCGACGACCTGCGGCACTTCTCGCACACCATGTGGTTCACCACGCACAAAGCACAGGACTTCGGGCAGATACGGGTCTTTCAAGCCTGA
- a CDS encoding DUF1707 SHOCT-like domain-containing protein translates to MNGSPVWSRFSADPRSFGQVRATDADRAVVSDVLSEGYALGQLDVTEFDERTEAAAKVKLLGEVPALIEDLVLTDPAETEPRQLDEAERAQALARLDDDRVPITPEQIDAAAQKYYRDRVRRSLLGAVAGPVGIVLAIWAISSIASGQFIFFWPIFVIIPMLFGGLGRIAHKDEIIRNRKKELTRRARAHLGDAEAKRQLEQGEAPERDYEADFGTGLQPPPPSHPPYSPGQTSRRDERNRRRRQRRYHRDNPWG, encoded by the coding sequence ATGAATGGCAGTCCCGTCTGGTCGCGTTTCAGCGCAGATCCGCGATCGTTTGGACAGGTCCGGGCCACTGATGCCGATCGCGCGGTCGTCAGTGATGTCCTCTCGGAAGGGTATGCTCTCGGTCAGCTCGACGTGACGGAGTTCGATGAACGCACCGAGGCGGCTGCGAAGGTCAAATTGCTCGGTGAAGTCCCAGCGCTGATCGAGGACCTCGTCCTCACTGATCCCGCCGAGACCGAACCCAGACAGCTCGATGAGGCGGAGCGGGCGCAGGCTCTGGCCCGACTCGATGACGACCGGGTGCCGATCACGCCGGAGCAGATCGATGCCGCGGCGCAGAAGTACTACCGGGATCGGGTGCGCCGGTCGCTGCTCGGCGCCGTCGCGGGCCCGGTCGGGATCGTGCTGGCGATCTGGGCGATCTCGTCGATCGCTTCCGGCCAGTTCATCTTCTTCTGGCCGATCTTCGTCATCATCCCCATGCTGTTCGGCGGCTTGGGGCGCATCGCACACAAGGATGAGATCATCCGCAATCGGAAGAAGGAGCTCACGCGGCGAGCCAGGGCGCACCTCGGCGATGCCGAGGCCAAGCGACAGCTCGAACAGGGCGAAGCTCCCGAGCGAGATTACGAAGCCGACTTCGGCACCGGACTGCAGCCGCCGCCTCCGTCCCACCCGCCGTACTCCCCCGGCCAGACCTCACGCCGGGATGAGAGGAACCGTCGCCGGAGGCAGCGCCGCTACCACCGCGACAACCCCTGGGGCTGA